The following are from one region of the Acidobacteriota bacterium genome:
- a CDS encoding glycogen debranching enzyme N-terminal domain-containing protein: MRPLVAFRDYHSTTHENGAINSAVEENSGLATVTPYQGLPSLHLAHNAVELRKTGDWYRNFEYDAERERGLDFSEDLFNPLVLRFDLKLRRQASVIASTEKRDVANVAEYRQAAIMRHSNAAVSSPVEDDFAQALAAAADQYIVARGDQKTVIAGYHWFGDWGRDTMIALPGLTLPTKKYDIARSILRTFAKYVDQGMLPNRFPDAGETPEYNTVDATLWFFEAARAFLEYTGDEEFVLAELYPVFADIISWHVRGTRYGIKVDPSGLLASGEPGVQLTWMDAKVGDWVVTPRRGKPVEIQALWYNALCIMEDLARRLGDETSQKRYRGMATVASWSFNRLFWNEKDGCLFDVTNGAPPDSSIRPNQIFTVSLPYSMLTPDRAKAVVEKVRAHLLTPYGLRSLSPSDPQYRGRYTGGPAERDAAYHQGTVWPWLMGPFITAYVKV; this comes from the coding sequence ATTCGTCCCCTGGTTGCCTTCCGTGACTACCACAGCACGACGCATGAAAATGGCGCGATCAACTCGGCGGTCGAAGAGAATTCCGGGCTGGCCACGGTAACGCCTTATCAGGGACTGCCCTCGTTGCATCTGGCGCACAATGCCGTCGAACTCCGAAAGACTGGCGATTGGTATCGCAACTTTGAGTACGACGCAGAACGGGAACGTGGCCTGGATTTCTCTGAAGACCTCTTTAATCCCCTCGTTCTTCGGTTTGACTTGAAGTTGCGACGGCAGGCTTCGGTGATTGCATCGACGGAAAAACGCGACGTGGCAAACGTGGCGGAGTACCGTCAGGCTGCGATCATGCGGCACAGCAACGCCGCCGTGTCGTCGCCAGTTGAAGATGATTTCGCGCAGGCTCTGGCTGCCGCTGCCGACCAGTACATCGTCGCCCGTGGAGATCAGAAGACGGTGATTGCAGGCTACCACTGGTTCGGAGACTGGGGCCGCGACACCATGATCGCGCTGCCGGGCCTGACGTTGCCGACGAAGAAGTACGATATCGCGCGAAGTATCCTGCGGACGTTTGCCAAGTATGTGGACCAGGGAATGTTGCCCAATCGATTTCCTGATGCGGGCGAAACACCGGAATACAACACGGTCGACGCGACTCTGTGGTTCTTCGAAGCAGCGCGAGCGTTTCTTGAGTACACGGGCGATGAAGAGTTTGTGCTCGCGGAACTTTACCCGGTATTTGCAGACATCATCAGCTGGCACGTTCGCGGTACTCGTTATGGGATCAAAGTGGACCCCAGCGGACTACTGGCATCGGGCGAGCCCGGCGTGCAACTCACCTGGATGGACGCCAAAGTCGGCGACTGGGTTGTGACGCCGCGCCGTGGCAAGCCGGTCGAGATTCAGGCGCTCTGGTACAACGCACTCTGCATCATGGAAGATCTCGCGCGCAGACTGGGAGACGAGACCAGTCAGAAACGTTATCGCGGAATGGCTACCGTCGCGAGCTGGAGTTTCAACCGCCTTTTCTGGAATGAGAAGGACGGCTGCCTGTTCGACGTGACCAACGGCGCGCCTCCAGATTCGTCCATCCGTCCCAACCAGATCTTTACCGTCAGCCTGCCCTACAGCATGTTGACGCCGGATCGCGCGAAGGCGGTGGTGGAGAAAGTTCGCGCGCATCTGCTCACACCCTACGGCCTGCGCAGTCTGTCGCCTAGTGATCCGCAATATCGCGGACGCTACACCGGTGGTCCGGCAGAGCGCGACGCCGCGTATCACCAGGGAACCGTGTGGCCGTGGCTGATGGGACCATTCATTACTGCCTACGTGAAGGT